One Takifugu rubripes chromosome 19, fTakRub1.2, whole genome shotgun sequence genomic window carries:
- the dip2bb gene encoding disco-interacting protein 2 homolog B-A isoform X1 produces MADRGVDLSALPKEVRDQLAELDLELSEGDITQKGYEKKRTKLLAPYIIHTPVEPPRQNDVQPPAPSSSSSHAPPAPSSSRYRERRSRRTHRGGGTRDDRYRSDIHTEAVQAALAKHKEEKMALPMPTKRRSTYVPSPIETRTPPDSSSGSEDESSTPRQSSVIAPPPANANLQSPDAWVNRTCQGSSTSSSASSTMSHGEAKPQPQPQPQPQPQYKPQYQPLYQPQYQPQHQQHQRQYQHHEQPQTAVVTNMLSQSHIARSENRTPPPDVTAVATVSRGPRVDLPSNAVVRGMSRGQSRSSMMETADGRGNIPRVPVSSRVSTKIQQLLNTLKRPKRPPLSEFFTDDSEEIVEVPQADPNTPKPEGRQIIPVKGEPLGVVSNWPPALQAALARWGATQGKSPALTALDITGRPLYTLTYGKLWSRSVKLAYTLLNKLGTKNEQILKPGDRVALVYPNSDPGMFWVAFFGCLLAEVIPVPIEVPLSRKDAGISQMGFLLGSCGVGLALTSEICLKGLPKTPTGEIMQFKGWPRLKWVVTDSKYLTKPSKDWQPHIPTANTDPSYIEYKANKEGTVVGVAVSKVAMLTHCQALTQACNYCEGETLVNVLDFKKDMGLWHGVLTAVMNRIHSISVPYAVMKACPLSWVQRVHVHKARVALVKCRDLHWAMMARREQRDTSLASLRMLIVADGANPWSVSSCDAFLNVFQSHGLKPEVICPCASSPEAMTVAIRRPGVPGAPLPARAILSMTGLSHGVIRVNTEDKNSALTVQDVGHVMPGALMCIVKPDGPPQLCKTDEIGEIIINSRAGGNMYYGLPGLTKNTFEVIPVNANGVPIGEIPFVRSGLLGFVGPGSLIFVVGKIEGLLLVSGRRHNADDLVATALAVEPVKTVYRGRIAVFSVTVFYDERVVIVAEQRPDASEEDSFQWMSRVLQAIDSIHQVGLYCLALVPANTLPKTPLGGIHISDTKHYFLDGNLHPCNILMCPHTCVTNLPKPRQKQPVGVGPASVVLGNLVAGKRIAQAAGRDLGMIEDQDLVRKLCMWPTVMHQYLTEALHWRAQTDADHVLFVLLNAKGAAVSTATCVQLHKRAEKIAAALTEKGSINTGENVVLLYPPSIDLIAAFYGCLYAGCVPVNVRPPHPQNLAATLPTVRMIIDVSKAACILTTQHLTRILRSKEAAASVNIKTWPTIIDTDDLPRRRPPQIYKPPTAEMIAYLDFSVSTTGMLTGVKISHAAVSALCRSIKLQCELYSSRQIAICLDPYCGLGFVLWCLASVYSGHQSILIPPFELESCLSLWLSTLSQYRIRDTFCSYSVMELCTKGLGTQTELLKARGVNLSCVRSCVVIAEERPRLALTHSFSKLFKDVGLSSRAVSTAFGSRVNLAVCLQGTTGPDPCTVYVDMKSLRHDRVRLVERGAPQSLPLMESGKILPGVRVIIVNPETRGPLGDSHLGEIWVNSPHNASGYYTIYGEESLQANHFNTKLSFGDPLTLWARTGYLGFVKRTELLDASGDRHDALFVVGSLDETLELRGLRYHPTDIETSVSRAHRSIAESAVFTWTNLLVVVSELCGSEQDALDLVPLITNVVLEEHHLIVGVVVIVDPGVIPINSRGEKQRMHLRDSFLADQLDPIYVAYNM; encoded by the exons ATGGCGGACCGCGGCGTCGATCTGTCGGCTCTGCCTAAAGAGGTCAGGGACCAGCTGGCAGAGTTGGATCTGGAGCTGTCCGAAG GAGACATTACGCAGAAGGGCTACGAGAAGAAAAGGACCAAACTTTTGGCTCCCTACATCATTCACACTCCag TGGAGCCACCCCGACAGAATGATGTGCAACCTCCTGCCCCCAGTTCTTCATCCAGCCACGCACCCCCTGCCCCCAGCTCGTCCCGATACCGGGAGCGTCGCTCGCGCCGAACGCACCGTGGCGGTGGAACTAGGGACGACCGCTACAGATCAG ACATTCATACCGAGGCGGTGCAAGCTGCCCTGGCCAAAcacaaagaggagaagatggcCCTCCCCATGCCTACAAAGCGTCGCTCCACTTATGTGCCATCCCCAATTGAAACCCGCACGCCTCCAG ACTCTTCGTCAGGTTCTGAAGATGAGTCCTCGACACCCAGGCAGTCGTCGGTGATTGCTCCGCCTCCTGCCAACGCAAACCTTCAGAGCCCGGATGCTTGGGTCAACCGCACTTGTCAGGGCtcgtccacttcctcctctgcctcttctaCGATGTCACACGGAGAAGCCAAGCCTCAACCTCaacctcagcctcagcctcagcctcagtaCAAGCCACAGTACCAGCCCCTGTATCAGCCTCAGTACCAACCTCAGCACCAACAGCACCAACGTCAGTATCAGCACCACGAGCAGCCTCAAACTGCAGTAGTGACCAACATGTTGTCTCAAAGTCACATCG CCCGCTCAGAGAACAGAACCCCTCCTCCAGATGTGACTGCGGTGGCTACCGTTTCCAGAGGGCCGAGGGTGGACTTGCCCTCCAATGCCGTGGTACGAGGAATGAGCCGCGGCCAGAGTCGCTCCAGCATGATGGAGACCGCAGACG GAAGAGGTAATATCCCGA GAGTTCCCGTGAGCAGCAGAGTGTCCACCAagatccagcagctgctcaacaCCCTGAAGAGGCCCAAGAGACCCCCACTCAGCGAGTTCTTCACCGACGACTCAGAGGAGATCGTAGAGG TTCCTCAGGCAGATCCCAACACTCCAAAACCAGAGGGGCGCCAGATCATACCAGTTAAAGGAGAGCCTTTGGGCGTGGTCAGTAACTGGCCCCCAGCTCTGCAGGCAGCGTTGGCCCGCTGGGGGGCCACTCAGGGGAAGAGCCCCGCCCTTACAGCTCTTGACATCACCGGGAGACCTCTGTACACGCTGACTTACG GGAAACTGTGGAGTCGCAGCGTGAAGCTGGCATACACGCTCTTGAACAAGCTCGGCaccaaaaatgaacaaatcctCAAACCTGGCGACCGG GTGGCCTTGGTGTATCCCAACAGCGACCCCGGGATGTTCTGGGTGGCCTTTTTTGGCTGTCTCCTGGCTGAAGTCATACCTGTTCCTATTGAAGTCCCGCTATCTCGCAAG gATGCAGGTATCAGTCAGATGGGGTTTCTACTGGGCAGCTGTGGTGTTGGTCTAGCTCTGACCAGTGAGATCTGTCTAAAGGGTTTGCCCAAGACACCAACTGGAGAAATAATGCAGTTTAAAG GCTGGCCCCGTCTAAAATGGGTGGTGACAGACTCAAAATACCTGACCAAGCCTTCCAAAGACTGGCAGCCACACATCCCCACCGCCAACACTGACCCATCTTATATAGAA TACAAAGCTAATAAAGAAGGCACGGTGGTGGGTGTGGCCGTGTCCAAAGTGGCCATGTTGACCCACTGCCAAGCCTTGACCCAGGCCTGCAATTACTGTGAGG GGGAAACATTAGTGAATGTTCTGGACTTCAAGAAGGATATGGGTCTGTGGCACGGTGTTCTCACG gctGTAATGAACAGGATACATTCCATCAGTGTTCCTTATGCAGTAATGAAGGCTTGCCCTCTCTCTTGGGTCCAGAGAGTACACGTCCATAAAG CTCGGGTAGCTTTGGTGAAGTGTCGTGATTTACACTGGGCAATGATGGCTCGCCGGGAGCAGAGGGACACCAGCCTAGCTTCATTACGGATGCTGATCGTGGCCGACGGTGCTAATCCCT GGTCGGTGTCCTCCTGTGATGCCTTCCTGAACGTGTTTCAATCTCACGGCCTGAAGCCTGAGGTCATCTGTCCCTGTGCCAGCTCCCCTGAAGCCATGACGGTGGCCATTCGCAG ACCGGGAGTCCCCGGTGCCCCCCTCCCTGCTCGGGCCATTCTTTCCATGACTGGTTTGAGTCATGGTGTCATCAGAGTCAACACAGAGGACAAAAACTCAGCTCTAACTGTGCAAGATGTGGGGCACGTGATGCCTGGAG CTCTTATGTGCATTGTTAAGCCAGATGGGCCACCTCAGTTGTGTAAAACCGATGAGATTGGAGAGATAATAATAAACTCTCGTGCTGGAGGCAACATGTACTACGGCCTGCCTGGACTCACAAAAAACACCTTTGAG GTGATTCCGGTAAACGCAAATGGCGTGCCCATAGGAGAGATTCCGTTTGTGCGGTCAGGACTCCTGGGGTTTGTCGGCCCA GGCAGCCTGATCTTTGTAGTGGGAAAGATCGAAGGCCTGCTCCTGGTGAGCGGGCGCAGACACAACGCTGACGACCTGGTGGCCACTGCTCTTGCTGTTGAGCCAGTCAAGACCGTGTACCGTGGAAG GATCGCTGTATTTTCGGTCACTGTTTTCTATGACGAGAGGGTCGTTATTGTGGCAGAGCAGAGGCCAGATGCCAGTGAGGAAGACAGCTTCCAGTGGATGAGCAGGGTGCTTCAG GCTATCGACAGCATCCATCAAGTGGGCCTTTATTGTCTGGCTCTAGTTCCCGCCAACACCCTGCCAAAAACCCCTCTAGGTGGAATTCACATATCTGACACCAAGCACTACTTCTTAGATGGCAACCTGCACCCATGCAATATCCTGATGTGTCCTCACACGTGTGTCACCAACCTGCCCAAGCCCCGCCAGAAGCAGCCCG TCGGAGTTGGTCCAGCATCTGTCGTGTTGGGTAACCTGGTAGCAGGGAAGAGGATTGCCCAGGCCGCGGGAAGGGACCTGGGAATGATCGAAGACCAGGATCTGGTGCGAAAG CTCTGTATGTGGCCCACTGTGATG CATCAGTATTTGACTGAGGCTCTTCACTGGAGGGCACAGACAGACGCAGACCACgtcctctttgttcttctcaATGCCAAG ggggcagcagtgagCACAGCGACCTGCGTGCAGCTACACAAGCGTGCGGAGAAGATTGCAGCTGCGCTCACAGAGAAAGGCAGCATCAACACTGGAGAGAATGTGGTGCTGCTCTATCCTCCCA GCATTGATTTGATCGCCGCCTTCTACGGCTGTCTCTACGCTGGATGCGTTCCTGTAAACGTCAGACCTCCACACCCTCAGAACCTTGCGGCCACCCTGCCCACTGTCCGCATGATAATCGAT gtcAGTAAAGCCGCGTGCATCCTAACAACTCAACACCTCACAAGGATTCTGCGCTCCAAAGAGGCCGCCGCTTctgtaaatattaaaacatgGCCGACAATCATTGACACCG ATGACCTTCCTCGCCGCCGGCCTCCACAGATCTACAAGCCGCCCACGGCTGAGATGATTGCTTATCTGGACTTCAGCGTGTCCACCACAGGCATGCTCACTGGAGTAAAG ATTTCACATGCAGCCGTCAGTGCACTGTGCCGCTCCATAAAGCTGCAGTGTGAACTGTACTCCTCTCGCCAAATTGCCATCTGCCTGGACCCGTACTGCGGTCTGGGATTTGTCCTGTGGTGCCTCGCAAG TGTTTACTCAGGTCATCAGTCCATCCTGATTCCTCCCTTTGAGTTGGAGAGCTGCCTGTCGCTGTGGCTGAGCACGCTCAGCCAGTACCGCATCAGAGACACCTTCTGTTCCTACTCAGTCATGGAGCTCTGCACTAAAGGACTGGGAACTCAGACCGAGTTACTGAAG GCCCGCGGAGTGAACCTGTCGTGTGTTCGGAGCTGCGTGGTGATAGCAGAGGAGCGGCCTCGCCTGGCCCTCACACATTCCTTCTCTAAGCTGTTTAAGGATGTGGGGCTTTCCTCCAGAGCTGTCAGCACTGCTTTTGGTTCCAGGGTGAACCTGGCCGTCTGTCTGCAG GGAACAACAGGTCCTGACCCCTGCACGGTCTATGTGGACATGAAGTCCCTCCGCCATGACAG AGTGAGGCTGGTGGAGCGGGGAGCACCACAGAGTCTTCCTCTAATGGAGTCTGGCAAG ATTCTCCCTGGTGTTAGAGTGATAATTGTGAATCCAGAAACTCGAGGACCTTTGGGTGACTCTCACCTTGGAGAG ATCTGGGTCAACAGTCCTCACAATGCCAGTGGTTACTACACCATCTATGGAGAGGAGAGTCTTCAGGCCAACCACTTTAACACCAAGCTCAGCTTTGGAGACCCCCTGACCTTATGGGCCAGGACGGGATATCTGGGATTTGTTAAAAGGACTGAGCTGCTGGATGCCAGTGGGG ATCGCCACGACGCCCTGTTTGTGGTGGGCTCACTGGATGAGACCTTGGAGCTCAGAGGCCTGCGCTATCACCCGACTGACATTGAAACGTCCGTGTCCCGGGCTCA
- the dip2bb gene encoding disco-interacting protein 2 homolog B-A isoform X5: MADRGVDLSALPKEVRDQLAELDLELSEGDITQKGYEKKRTKLLAPYIIHTPVEPPRQNDVQPPAPSSSSSHAPPAPSSSRYRERRSRRTHRGGGTRDDRYRSDIHTEAVQAALAKHKEEKMALPMPTKRRSTYVPSPIETRTPPDSSSGSEDESSTPRQSSVIAPPPANANLQSPDAWVNRTCQGSSTSSSASSTMSHGEAKPQPQPQPQPQPQYKPQYQPLYQPQYQPQHQQHQRQYQHHEQPQTAVVTNMLSQSHIARSENRTPPPDVTAVATVSRGPRVDLPSNAVVRGMSRGQSRSSMMETADGVPVSSRVSTKIQQLLNTLKRPKRPPLSEFFTDDSEEIVEVPQADPNTPKPEGRQIIPVKGEPLGVVSNWPPALQAALARWGATQGKSPALTALDITGRPLYTLTYGKLWSRSVKLAYTLLNKLGTKNEQILKPGDRVALVYPNSDPGMFWVAFFGCLLAEVIPVPIEVPLSRKDAGISQMGFLLGSCGVGLALTSEICLKGLPKTPTGEIMQFKGWPRLKWVVTDSKYLTKPSKDWQPHIPTANTDPSYIEYKANKEGTVVGVAVSKVAMLTHCQALTQACNYCEGETLVNVLDFKKDMGLWHGVLTAVMNRIHSISVPYAVMKACPLSWVQRVHVHKARVALVKCRDLHWAMMARREQRDTSLASLRMLIVADGANPWSVSSCDAFLNVFQSHGLKPEVICPCASSPEAMTVAIRRPGVPGAPLPARAILSMTGLSHGVIRVNTEDKNSALTVQDVGHVMPGALMCIVKPDGPPQLCKTDEIGEIIINSRAGGNMYYGLPGLTKNTFEVIPVNANGVPIGEIPFVRSGLLGFVGPGSLIFVVGKIEGLLLVSGRRHNADDLVATALAVEPVKTVYRGRIAVFSVTVFYDERVVIVAEQRPDASEEDSFQWMSRVLQAIDSIHQVGLYCLALVPANTLPKTPLGGIHISDTKHYFLDGNLHPCNILMCPHTCVTNLPKPRQKQPVGVGPASVVLGNLVAGKRIAQAAGRDLGMIEDQDLVRKHQYLTEALHWRAQTDADHVLFVLLNAKGAAVSTATCVQLHKRAEKIAAALTEKGSINTGENVVLLYPPSIDLIAAFYGCLYAGCVPVNVRPPHPQNLAATLPTVRMIIDVSKAACILTTQHLTRILRSKEAAASVNIKTWPTIIDTDDLPRRRPPQIYKPPTAEMIAYLDFSVSTTGMLTGVKISHAAVSALCRSIKLQCELYSSRQIAICLDPYCGLGFVLWCLASVYSGHQSILIPPFELESCLSLWLSTLSQYRIRDTFCSYSVMELCTKGLGTQTELLKARGVNLSCVRSCVVIAEERPRLALTHSFSKLFKDVGLSSRAVSTAFGSRVNLAVCLQGTTGPDPCTVYVDMKSLRHDRVRLVERGAPQSLPLMESGKILPGVRVIIVNPETRGPLGDSHLGEIWVNSPHNASGYYTIYGEESLQANHFNTKLSFGDPLTLWARTGYLGFVKRTELLDASGDRHDALFVVGSLDETLELRGLRYHPTDIETSVSRAHRSIAESAVFTWTNLLVVVSELCGSEQDALDLVPLITNVVLEEHHLIVGVVVIVDPGVIPINSRGEKQRMHLRDSFLADQLDPIYVAYNM; this comes from the exons ATGGCGGACCGCGGCGTCGATCTGTCGGCTCTGCCTAAAGAGGTCAGGGACCAGCTGGCAGAGTTGGATCTGGAGCTGTCCGAAG GAGACATTACGCAGAAGGGCTACGAGAAGAAAAGGACCAAACTTTTGGCTCCCTACATCATTCACACTCCag TGGAGCCACCCCGACAGAATGATGTGCAACCTCCTGCCCCCAGTTCTTCATCCAGCCACGCACCCCCTGCCCCCAGCTCGTCCCGATACCGGGAGCGTCGCTCGCGCCGAACGCACCGTGGCGGTGGAACTAGGGACGACCGCTACAGATCAG ACATTCATACCGAGGCGGTGCAAGCTGCCCTGGCCAAAcacaaagaggagaagatggcCCTCCCCATGCCTACAAAGCGTCGCTCCACTTATGTGCCATCCCCAATTGAAACCCGCACGCCTCCAG ACTCTTCGTCAGGTTCTGAAGATGAGTCCTCGACACCCAGGCAGTCGTCGGTGATTGCTCCGCCTCCTGCCAACGCAAACCTTCAGAGCCCGGATGCTTGGGTCAACCGCACTTGTCAGGGCtcgtccacttcctcctctgcctcttctaCGATGTCACACGGAGAAGCCAAGCCTCAACCTCaacctcagcctcagcctcagcctcagtaCAAGCCACAGTACCAGCCCCTGTATCAGCCTCAGTACCAACCTCAGCACCAACAGCACCAACGTCAGTATCAGCACCACGAGCAGCCTCAAACTGCAGTAGTGACCAACATGTTGTCTCAAAGTCACATCG CCCGCTCAGAGAACAGAACCCCTCCTCCAGATGTGACTGCGGTGGCTACCGTTTCCAGAGGGCCGAGGGTGGACTTGCCCTCCAATGCCGTGGTACGAGGAATGAGCCGCGGCCAGAGTCGCTCCAGCATGATGGAGACCGCAGACG GAGTTCCCGTGAGCAGCAGAGTGTCCACCAagatccagcagctgctcaacaCCCTGAAGAGGCCCAAGAGACCCCCACTCAGCGAGTTCTTCACCGACGACTCAGAGGAGATCGTAGAGG TTCCTCAGGCAGATCCCAACACTCCAAAACCAGAGGGGCGCCAGATCATACCAGTTAAAGGAGAGCCTTTGGGCGTGGTCAGTAACTGGCCCCCAGCTCTGCAGGCAGCGTTGGCCCGCTGGGGGGCCACTCAGGGGAAGAGCCCCGCCCTTACAGCTCTTGACATCACCGGGAGACCTCTGTACACGCTGACTTACG GGAAACTGTGGAGTCGCAGCGTGAAGCTGGCATACACGCTCTTGAACAAGCTCGGCaccaaaaatgaacaaatcctCAAACCTGGCGACCGG GTGGCCTTGGTGTATCCCAACAGCGACCCCGGGATGTTCTGGGTGGCCTTTTTTGGCTGTCTCCTGGCTGAAGTCATACCTGTTCCTATTGAAGTCCCGCTATCTCGCAAG gATGCAGGTATCAGTCAGATGGGGTTTCTACTGGGCAGCTGTGGTGTTGGTCTAGCTCTGACCAGTGAGATCTGTCTAAAGGGTTTGCCCAAGACACCAACTGGAGAAATAATGCAGTTTAAAG GCTGGCCCCGTCTAAAATGGGTGGTGACAGACTCAAAATACCTGACCAAGCCTTCCAAAGACTGGCAGCCACACATCCCCACCGCCAACACTGACCCATCTTATATAGAA TACAAAGCTAATAAAGAAGGCACGGTGGTGGGTGTGGCCGTGTCCAAAGTGGCCATGTTGACCCACTGCCAAGCCTTGACCCAGGCCTGCAATTACTGTGAGG GGGAAACATTAGTGAATGTTCTGGACTTCAAGAAGGATATGGGTCTGTGGCACGGTGTTCTCACG gctGTAATGAACAGGATACATTCCATCAGTGTTCCTTATGCAGTAATGAAGGCTTGCCCTCTCTCTTGGGTCCAGAGAGTACACGTCCATAAAG CTCGGGTAGCTTTGGTGAAGTGTCGTGATTTACACTGGGCAATGATGGCTCGCCGGGAGCAGAGGGACACCAGCCTAGCTTCATTACGGATGCTGATCGTGGCCGACGGTGCTAATCCCT GGTCGGTGTCCTCCTGTGATGCCTTCCTGAACGTGTTTCAATCTCACGGCCTGAAGCCTGAGGTCATCTGTCCCTGTGCCAGCTCCCCTGAAGCCATGACGGTGGCCATTCGCAG ACCGGGAGTCCCCGGTGCCCCCCTCCCTGCTCGGGCCATTCTTTCCATGACTGGTTTGAGTCATGGTGTCATCAGAGTCAACACAGAGGACAAAAACTCAGCTCTAACTGTGCAAGATGTGGGGCACGTGATGCCTGGAG CTCTTATGTGCATTGTTAAGCCAGATGGGCCACCTCAGTTGTGTAAAACCGATGAGATTGGAGAGATAATAATAAACTCTCGTGCTGGAGGCAACATGTACTACGGCCTGCCTGGACTCACAAAAAACACCTTTGAG GTGATTCCGGTAAACGCAAATGGCGTGCCCATAGGAGAGATTCCGTTTGTGCGGTCAGGACTCCTGGGGTTTGTCGGCCCA GGCAGCCTGATCTTTGTAGTGGGAAAGATCGAAGGCCTGCTCCTGGTGAGCGGGCGCAGACACAACGCTGACGACCTGGTGGCCACTGCTCTTGCTGTTGAGCCAGTCAAGACCGTGTACCGTGGAAG GATCGCTGTATTTTCGGTCACTGTTTTCTATGACGAGAGGGTCGTTATTGTGGCAGAGCAGAGGCCAGATGCCAGTGAGGAAGACAGCTTCCAGTGGATGAGCAGGGTGCTTCAG GCTATCGACAGCATCCATCAAGTGGGCCTTTATTGTCTGGCTCTAGTTCCCGCCAACACCCTGCCAAAAACCCCTCTAGGTGGAATTCACATATCTGACACCAAGCACTACTTCTTAGATGGCAACCTGCACCCATGCAATATCCTGATGTGTCCTCACACGTGTGTCACCAACCTGCCCAAGCCCCGCCAGAAGCAGCCCG TCGGAGTTGGTCCAGCATCTGTCGTGTTGGGTAACCTGGTAGCAGGGAAGAGGATTGCCCAGGCCGCGGGAAGGGACCTGGGAATGATCGAAGACCAGGATCTGGTGCGAAAG CATCAGTATTTGACTGAGGCTCTTCACTGGAGGGCACAGACAGACGCAGACCACgtcctctttgttcttctcaATGCCAAG ggggcagcagtgagCACAGCGACCTGCGTGCAGCTACACAAGCGTGCGGAGAAGATTGCAGCTGCGCTCACAGAGAAAGGCAGCATCAACACTGGAGAGAATGTGGTGCTGCTCTATCCTCCCA GCATTGATTTGATCGCCGCCTTCTACGGCTGTCTCTACGCTGGATGCGTTCCTGTAAACGTCAGACCTCCACACCCTCAGAACCTTGCGGCCACCCTGCCCACTGTCCGCATGATAATCGAT gtcAGTAAAGCCGCGTGCATCCTAACAACTCAACACCTCACAAGGATTCTGCGCTCCAAAGAGGCCGCCGCTTctgtaaatattaaaacatgGCCGACAATCATTGACACCG ATGACCTTCCTCGCCGCCGGCCTCCACAGATCTACAAGCCGCCCACGGCTGAGATGATTGCTTATCTGGACTTCAGCGTGTCCACCACAGGCATGCTCACTGGAGTAAAG ATTTCACATGCAGCCGTCAGTGCACTGTGCCGCTCCATAAAGCTGCAGTGTGAACTGTACTCCTCTCGCCAAATTGCCATCTGCCTGGACCCGTACTGCGGTCTGGGATTTGTCCTGTGGTGCCTCGCAAG TGTTTACTCAGGTCATCAGTCCATCCTGATTCCTCCCTTTGAGTTGGAGAGCTGCCTGTCGCTGTGGCTGAGCACGCTCAGCCAGTACCGCATCAGAGACACCTTCTGTTCCTACTCAGTCATGGAGCTCTGCACTAAAGGACTGGGAACTCAGACCGAGTTACTGAAG GCCCGCGGAGTGAACCTGTCGTGTGTTCGGAGCTGCGTGGTGATAGCAGAGGAGCGGCCTCGCCTGGCCCTCACACATTCCTTCTCTAAGCTGTTTAAGGATGTGGGGCTTTCCTCCAGAGCTGTCAGCACTGCTTTTGGTTCCAGGGTGAACCTGGCCGTCTGTCTGCAG GGAACAACAGGTCCTGACCCCTGCACGGTCTATGTGGACATGAAGTCCCTCCGCCATGACAG AGTGAGGCTGGTGGAGCGGGGAGCACCACAGAGTCTTCCTCTAATGGAGTCTGGCAAG ATTCTCCCTGGTGTTAGAGTGATAATTGTGAATCCAGAAACTCGAGGACCTTTGGGTGACTCTCACCTTGGAGAG ATCTGGGTCAACAGTCCTCACAATGCCAGTGGTTACTACACCATCTATGGAGAGGAGAGTCTTCAGGCCAACCACTTTAACACCAAGCTCAGCTTTGGAGACCCCCTGACCTTATGGGCCAGGACGGGATATCTGGGATTTGTTAAAAGGACTGAGCTGCTGGATGCCAGTGGGG ATCGCCACGACGCCCTGTTTGTGGTGGGCTCACTGGATGAGACCTTGGAGCTCAGAGGCCTGCGCTATCACCCGACTGACATTGAAACGTCCGTGTCCCGGGCTCA